The DNA region AAATCCAGTACTGAAATTCTTTGTTGTTGCGGTTACCTGCTACGGGATGGCGACATTTGAAGGGCCGATCTTGGCAACCAAGACATTGAACAAAATTGGTCACTTTACCGACTGGGTAATTGGTCACGTTCACGTTGGTGCACTTGGCTGGAACGGATTCATCACATTCGGTATGATTTATTATCTGTTGCCGATTATGTGGAGAACCAAACTTTGGTCTGTGAAATTGGCAAACTGGCATTTCTGGTTAGGAACTTTAGGAATTATTTTCTACGCAGTTCCTTTATATATCGCAGGATTCACCCAAGGTTTGATGTGGAAGCAATTTAATCCAGACGGAACACTTGTTTACAAAAACTGGTTGGATACTGTAACCGCAATTATTCCTTACTATCAAATGAGATTTGTAGGTGGACTATTATACATCAGTGGTGCAATTCTAATGGTGGTAAACGTGATTGCAACGGTAAGAAGCGGATCATTCCAAAAAGAAGTTCCTGCTGAAGCTCCTGCATTGGCAAATATCTCTAAACAAAGAAAAGAAGGAGAAGGATGGCACTTATGGTTGGAAAGAATGCCGGTTTTGATGACTGTTCTTTCATTCGTGGCAGTGGCGATCGGTGGTTTCATCGAAATCGTACCAACATTGACCATCAAGGACAACGTACCGACAATTGCTGCGGTAAAACCATATTCACCACTTGAATTGGAAGGTAGAGACCTCTATATCCGTGAAGGATGTAACTCCTGTCACACCCAGGTAATCCGACCTTTCCGTGATGAAGTGGTTAGATTCAACGGTAAAAATGGTCAATACTCTAAAGCCGGGGAGTTTGTTTACGACAGACCTTTCCTTTGGGGATCAAAAAGAACAGGTCCGGATCTGCACAGACAGGGTGGCAAGAACCCGAGTTCATGGCATTATAAACACATGCTGAACCCAAGAGTAACTTCTGCGGGATCCGTCATGCCGAGATATCCTTGGTTAATTGCCAATGACCTCGACAGAAGTAAAATGGTGGCTAAGTTAGAACTGATGAAAAATGTTTTCGATGTTCCTTATACAAAAGCAGAAATCGATTCAGCCAATCAGTGGGCAGATAATCAGGCAGCGCACATTGTGAAGCAGATCTATGCTGAAGCTGCAGACGTAAAGAAAGCTTACGACGAAAAGAAAGCTGCTGAAGGTGCTAACTTCACCCCGCTTGAGAAAAAAGAAATCGTAGCGCTTATTGCATACCTGCAAAGATTGGGTACCGACATTAAGACTACCGAAATTAAAACTGCAAGTACAAACTAATCAATCGGTTAAAGGGACATTCGAATGATACCACAAAGCATCAAGGACATATTAGGAAACAGCGGCGATAACTCGATATTTCAAACAATCGCGATGTTATTCTTCCTTGTCCTCTTCCTGGGAATCGTATATTGGGTTTTTTCGAGACCAAAGAAATATTACGACGAAGAAGCGAATGCCCCTTTAAATGATGATATTGTTAAAGATAACGACGAAAATCTTTAATTTTAAAAAATTAAACTTTTATGAAACCTAGAACACCCGTTTACATTACGATAGCAACAATTTTTGTGATTCTGTTCATCGTGTATTATATGTTTGTACAGAGCGGCTCATTCCTGACCTCGGCTTATTTCTGGGGAACGGTGGTGATCAGTATTATTCTCGCGATGATTCACCATTCTATTGGGGATTTGATCGAGAACGATAAATTCAAGAAATTGTCAGATGCAGAAAAGCATGCTTATCTGGAGGCAAAGAAGACTCCTTATTTCAAGAGCTTATACGAAAGTGCATTTAAGAAGCAATCAAGCAGCGAGGAAAAAGATATCCTTATCGACCACGGCTTTGACGGAATTATGGAGCTTGACAACCAGTTGCCTAAATGGTGGCTCGGTTTATTCTGGTTCGGTGTAGCATATTGTGTGGTTTACCTTATTGCTTATGGATTTACCGACTTCGCTCACCAAGGAAAAGAATATGATGAGGAATACAAAGCACAAACTGCAAGTATCGCCGAGTATATGAAAAACACTCCTCCTCCAACCATTGAAACTGCAGTTTACTCGGCAGACAATATCGCCGCAGGTGAAGAAGTATTCAAAACCAACTGCGTATCCTGCCACAACGACGGAGGAAAAGGAGGAATCGGACCAAACCTGACCGACAACTTCTGGATCAACCAACCAGAGAAAACTTTATTCAAAAACGTTTTCCACATGGTTGAAAACGGTTCGCAAAATAACCCTACAATGCAGGCATTTGGAAAGAATGGAGTATTAACCGGATTTGATATTCAAAATGTGGCTGCATATATCTACCACATTAACCAGGAACAATCACCTGTGACACAAGCACAGGGTGGCGCTGCTCCGCAAGGAACAGAAGCTCACTGGGAAAAGTAAAACTTAATAAACAACCAATTTGAAAACATAATCCGGTATCTTTTGGCATGAGAGATAAGGATTATGTTTTCTTTTTTTAATGCAAAAGAATAATGGCAGAAGAACAGCAAATACATAGAGAAGGGCTTAAAGGCGGACAAGGACAGGTAATCGAAGCCGAAACTTTCAGGGATTCCGTTGGAACGATGGAGCAAACCGGAAAAAGAAAATGGGTGTTCCCACGGAAACCCAGCGGCAAGTACACCAATTACCGAACGCTCGTCGCCATCGTCTTGCTTGCTGTTTTCTTTATTTTACCTTTTGTAAAGATCAACGGAAACCCGTTTCTGATGATCAACATTCTCGACCGGCAATTCTATATTCTCGGTCAACCATTTTATCCGCAGGATTTCTTTATTCTTGCTTTGGGTGCGATTACTTCCATCGTTTTCATCATTCTCTTTACTGTAGTTTTCGGGCGTATTTTCTGTGGATGGATTTGTCCGCAAACCATCTTCCTAGAAATGATTTTCCGTAAAATCGAATATGCGATCGAAGGCGACCGTAACAAACAGATGAAACTCGACCGACAGGAATGGAACGCCGAAAAAATCTGGAAACGCTCACTGAAATGGGGAATCTATATTATCATTTCCCTTATCATTACCCACTGGATGTTCATGTACATCGTCGGTTATCAGGAGGTTTTCAAAATTATGAAGGAAGGTCCGTTTGTAAACTTTACCAATTTCCTCGTAATGATCCTTTTCACCGCAGCATTCTACTTTACATTTGCGTGGTTCAGAGAGCAGGTTTGTACACTCGTTTGTCCATACGGTAGATTACAGGGAGTACTAATCGACAAGCAGACCATCAATGTTTACTACGATTTTAAAAGAGGTGAAAACCGTGCAAAATGGAGAAAGGGTGAAGACCGAAAAGCTGCCGGAAAAGGCGACTGTATCGACTGTAACCAATGTGTCGTAGTTTGTCCGACAGGAATCGACATCAGAGACGGACAACAGCTGGAATGCGTGAACTGTACCGCATGTATCGACGCGTGCGACGAGGTGATGGTGAAAGTTGGTTTGCCAAAGGGTTTGATCCGATACGCAACAGAGGACGAGATCGAAAAAGAAGTTCCTTTTAAGTTCACTTCTAGAATGAAGGCGTACACCGGAGTGCTTCTGCTTTTGGTTGGTTTCCTTGGATTCCTCCTGAGCAACCGTGGTTCGATGGAAGCAAAATTCATTAAACCTGCAGGTTCCACTTTCTTTGTCAGAGACGGAAAAATCATCAACAACTACAATTATACTTTCCTCAACAAATCTAACAAGGATCATATAGTGACCATAAAGATCATCGAGCCGCAACACGGAACGATTACGATGGGTGAAGACGAAAAAATCCTGATGAAAAAAGACCAGATGATCAAAGGAAATGTAAACATCAGCTTCCCTGAAAAAGAAATCAAACTCTCAAAACAAAACATAAAGATCGGCGTTTATGATCAAGACGGCAAACTGCTTGATTCATTTGACACCTATTTTGAAGGACCGTTTAAAATTCAATTCTAATAAATATGCTGAAGAAGTTTAACTGGGGACACGGAGTTATTTTAGCGCTCGGATCGTTTATCGCGTTCATCATGTTTATGGTTTTGGTTTTTCCGAACGGGCAGCAGAATTCCGAGCTCGTTTCCCAAAGTTATTATGAAGACGAACTGCAATACCAGCAAGTGATCGATGCCAAAAACAACGCTGAGAAATTAACCGAAAAACCCAGCTATCAGCAAAGTACAGAAGGTATCAAAATTACCTTTCCCGCCACGGAAACTGTAGATAACAAAGCGGTACATTTTGAACTTTTCAGGACAGACGACGCCAACCTCGATGTGAAAAAAGAATTGACGCTGGATAACCAGAACGCGATTCTAATTCCCTCAAAAGTTTTGGTTAAAGGTTCCTACACGCTCAAAGTAAAATGGCAAAAAGATAAAAAACATTACCAAGTCGATTACGACGTTTTATGGAAATAGCACTCATCATTTCTGCACTTGGATTGGGATTCGCGTCCGGTTTTCACTGTATCGGGATGTGTGGACCGATTGCGCTTTCGATGGGTTTAACCAAGAAACAGTCCACCAATTATTACCTGCAGAACCTCACTTACCAATTCGGTAGAATCGTTACCTATTCCCTACTCGGAGCAGTTCTTGGCATTGTGGGAAAAGGTTTTGAAATGGCGGGTTTCCAACAATATCTTACCATCGGTGTCGGAATTCTTTTGATCATTATGGCGATTTTTTCCTTTGGCGGAAACGACTTCGCCTCGAAAATTCCGTTTCTTTCCAAGTTTCTCTTAAAGGTAAAAATCAATCTCGGCAATTTATTACAGAAAACAGATTACCGATCCCGCTTCACGACAGGAATTCTCAACGGATTTCTTCCTTGCGGAATGGTTTATATGGCTTTAACGGCGAGTCTTGCTTCTGGTGGAATTTGGCAGGGAGCAACCTTCATGGCACTTTTCGGATTGGGAACTTTACCTTTTATGTTCGCGGTGGTACTTTTAGGAAACCTGATGACGAACGCATTCAGAATTAAAATCCTAAAATTCGTTCCTGTGATGATGATTATTCTCGGCGGACTTTTCGTTCTCCGCGGAATGGAAGTTGGGATTCCCTACCTTTCCCCAAAAAAGGAAGCGCTGAAAATCATCCACAACGATTCCAAGGAACACCACGAGGGAAACCACGAAAGCTGCCATTAGTAGCTGCTAATTCAAACGATAAATTCCAAAAAGAAAATCAGTAGGATGCTTTTGAAGTAATTCGTCTTCAAGCCGGAAAACTTCTCTTAGAACAGTGTCCTTTTCAACATCCATTTCAACAAAATGATGTGCGATATCTTTCAGTGCACTCTGCATGATATTGTTTCCAAATGGCTTCTCTTCAATAATCTTAAAACGTTTATGGATTGCGGGCAAAATGCTTTCGGAATCCGCACATTCAGATGGATCTGCAATGATCATCCTCGCCAAACCGGAACCCTGATAACTATTTTTGTAGATATTGGTTTTAAAAACCTGACGGTATTTTTTAGGAATCGACTTTATCGCTTTATTAATGTAAGAAATCTGCAGATCGGAATACTGCAAACGATTTTTTCCAACATATTCATTGATTACCAGATAACCACCAGGTTTTAAGCTCTTTACCACCACATCATCCATAAACTGCTCGATATGGTCAAAGTGATGAAGTGAAGCATGGAAAAAAACGACATCATATTCCTCTTTCTTGAAATCGTACTTCAAAATATTTTCCGCATGATAGAAGATATTGGTAAGATTTTCTTTGTCGGAAATCTGTTTTGCCACCTTCAAAAGTTCGTCGGAAAAGTCAAAACAGTGGATTTCCCAGTTTGGCATCAACTGAGCAAGCCGAATCTCGTGGCTGCAAACTCCGGAACCTAAAGCGAGAACTTTTAGTTGATCGGTTTTGTTGAAATATTTCGAGGTAAAATAATCTTCGTAAAGCATCTCCTCGTTTCCTGTAATCATCAGGTTCCACCTTTTCCTAAGATCAGGAACAATCCAGTAATTGGCATTATCGATTTTGCTTTCATTAAATGCAGACTGCGTTCGCTTAAAGGAATCAGTAGTAAATTTTGACAACAGAAAAGGCAAACCTCTCTGGTAAAACTTCACATAAATATCGTAAAAATCTTCTCTCGTAAAAATTCGCATCAATATCGTTTTTTCAGTTTTTTTGGATAAATGCAAAGTTACCTTTTTTGAACGAATAACACATTTTGGTTGGAACCGCTGCCTTAACTTTGGTATCAGTTTTGAATCTATTATGCACTCTTAATACATTTAATACATTCAAAAATGATTAAAAATTTTGGACTTTGGGTTGCCGGATTTCTATTGCTCGTAATGCAATCTTGTTCGGTAAATACTGAAACCACTTACTACAAAGATTCCGCGACCAGTATGGAATCCCATATCCTACTCGACAAGTCGATGCTTGGAATGATGAGCATGATGGGAAATAATTCCGCGGACGTTCTTATGAATTCAAAGGAATTTGGAAATCTCACCACCGAATGGAAAAGCTTGTTCGACCTTCAGAAAGACGGAAAAATCACCGTAAACCCCGATTCCGCGAAGGTTCTGAAAAAACTCTATTTAAAATTGAATAAAGACAAAGGCGAAATGTACGGACTTTCGTTAAAATACGATAAACTTTTACCAAAAGAAATCGCCAGTTTACTCTCGCAAAGCAAACAACTGAAGAGAATCCCACTTCAGGACATCGCCAACTGGAATGGAAATACTTTAACCATCGATACCGATAAATTCAACTCTGCAGATATGTTGAGCGAGATCGGAAAAAACACCCAGGATAAGGAAACCTCTGCACCAAAAACAAAAAGCGACTCCATCGCCGCTTATGGACGACAGATGGCGCAAAGTATGGCAGGAATGTTGCAAATGGTCAACGCCAACTTTACCAATACCTTGAAGTTCCAGAAACCGATAAAGTCCATCACCGGGAAACACGATTTCGTGAAACAGATCGACAATAAAACCATTCAGATTAATGTGAGGAGCAAAGATTTGTTGAATGAAGGCAAAAACCTTATCAATAAAGATAAAAAGATTATCATAACCACAGAATAATATGAATTTCAAATAATTGACCACCTAAAACAGGTGGTTTTTTGTTTTCAAAAATTAATTAACTTTGAAAGAAACTAAAAATTATGGGACTCACTATTCATATCGAAGGACAGTTGAAATCTGAAAAGGACTTCAACGAACTGATGGTTCTCGCGACTAATTATGCCTTTAATAAAGGTTTTCGTTATAACCTTTTTATTGAAAAGGAAAATATCCTTTATAAGATAAAGAACGGAAAACTCATTGACGGTAATTATCTTGTAAAAGGCATTGTGATCAATCCTGGAGACGGTTGCGAATCGCTAATAATGGAGTTTGATGAGGAACTGCATTTTCAGACTTCCTGCAAAACACAGTTTGCCGATCCCGAGATCCACATGGAGCTCGTTGGTTTTTTACGAAAGATCGAATCATTCTTCGAATTCTTCACTGTGCAAGATGAAGGAGAATTTTGGGAAACGGGAGATGCGGAGATTTTGCGGTCAAAAATCAACTTTCTGAACCAAATGATGGACAGCGTGCAAAAATATATCAAAGAACAGAACGACAATCGCTGGAAATATAACTGATTTACCAAATTTATCTTTATTTTTGTCGCTCAAATAAATAAACTTACTTATGAAAGAATTGATTGAAAAAATCAGTGCAGAGTTTGAAACATTCAAAACTGATGCAGACACACAGGCGGAAAAAGGAAACAAAGCTGCCGGAACAAGAGCGAGAAAATCTACCTTGGCATTAGAAAAACTTTTGAAAGAATTCAGAAAAACCTCATTGGAAGAATCTAAAAAGTAATCAGCAAAAACCCTCCCGAATTTCAGGAGGGTTTGTTCTTGGTATTTCTGCCAGAAATTTTCTTTACCCCGTAAAGGGTGGAAAATTTCTTCCCAAGTAAGACGATTAAATCTTCTCAAATCTCGCGTATTCCGCAATCTTCGCAGGAATCTTAATTCCGTCTTCAGTTTGGTTGTTTTCCAGAAGCGCCGCCATAATCCTCGGCAAAGCCATCGCAGAACCGTTTAAGGTATGTACAAGCTGCGTTTTTCCATCTGCTCTGAATCTGCATTTCAAGCGGTTTGCCTGGAAAGTTTCGAAATTGGAAACCGACGAAACTTCGAGCCATTTTTCCTGAGCCGCACTCCAAACTTCGAAATCGTAAGTCATCGCCGAAGTGAATCCCATATCACCGCCGCACAGTCTCAAAATTCTGAAAGGAAGTTCAAGGTCGGTAAGAATTCCTTTTACATGTTCCACCATTTCTTCCAACGCAGCGTAGGAATTTTCAGGTTTCTCGATTCGCACAATTTCTACTTTTTCAAACTGGTGAAGTCGGTTCAGTCCACGCACATGAGCACCGTAACTTCCCGCCTCTCTTCGGTAACATTGCGAAAACGCGGTGTTTTTTATTGGCAAATCTTTTTCTTCCAGCAAAACGTCGCGGTAAATATTCGTCACCGGAACTTCTGCCGTAGGAATCAGATAAAGATTATCTTCATTAATGAAATACATCTGTCCTTCTTTGTCTGGAAGTTGACCGGTTCCATAACCTGAAGCTTCATTCACCACATGCGGCGGATTGACCTCAAGATAACCCGCATCTACATTTTTATCGAGGAAATACTGAACCAGTGCTCTCTGCAACCGCGCTCCTTTTCCTAAATAAACGGGGAAACCTGCGCCAGCGATTTTCACGCCGAGTTCAAAATCAATAAGGTTGTATTTTTTCGCCAACTCCCAGTGTGGAATCGCTCCTTCTCCCAAACCTTTCACATCGTGCGACTGGTAAACGATTTCGTTGTCGTCCGCTGAAGTTCCTGCCACCACTTTTTCATAAGGAATATTCGGAATCAGGTAAAGTATTTCCTGAAGTTTCACTTCCGCATCGCGGAGTTTCTGCTGCAGCACTTGGGAATTTTCTTTGAATTCCGCAGTTTTTGCTTTTGCCGATTCTGCCTCGTCTTTTTTCCCGTCCTTCATCAAGATCCCGATTTCCTTCGAGATTTTATTCATTTCGGTGAGGTTCTTGTCAAGCTCAAACTGATATTTTTTTCTGTCGTCATCCGCTGCAATAGCATCGTCAACCAAACTGAGCTGCTTGAAATTCCTTTTATTTAAACCTTCAATAACGCGTTCTTTGTTTTCGCGCAAAAAATTTACCTGTAACATTTTATGAATGATAAGTGATGAGTGATATACGATGCTGCTCTGCAATAATTCCGCTGTGCAAAATTAAGGATTATTTCGTGATTTTCACGATGTTTGGCTGTCCTTCGACCTTGGTGAATTTCAGCGAATTGTTGTACCAGATTTTCGAGACCTGAAAAAGTTCGGGAGTCCAAAGGTAACTCACCGTCAAAGTATCGTTGATAATGGTGTTCGTTGTCGCACTTGTTTTCTTGGTCAACCTTAAAGCAATTTTTGATTCGTACGTCTTGAAAGTTGCGGTGGAATCGATTCTAATCCTTCTCGCTCCTGCAACATATTCGATGAAATGAATCGTATCTGTTATTCCTATTTTCGGACTGAAAGTTACAGGTGCGTTATCGGTAATTCCGTACACATCGTTCATTTTCACATCGGTGTAGGAATTTGGAATTTTGGAATTGAGCATGTCCTGATTCGCCGAATCGATGTACAGATGGATGACCTGGTCGATTTGCTGACCGGTAACATTGTCGTTTCTGCAGGACAGAAACCCCAACAACACGATCGCCAAAAAGAAAAAGGAATTTTTCATTGCAACAAAGATAACTTATTTCAAGTTTTTCAGGTAAATCAAAAAAGCGGACATTAATAAAATACCATTGACAAGCAGCGTTACGGATAATGCGATTCCCATTCCATTAATTCCAAATTTAGGTGTGAACAAAAATCCCAATCCGATCAGCAGAACCAATGTCGCGACGGAAACATAAGTATTGATTTTCATTTTGCCGACTGCGGAAAGCAAGTTCCCGTATAGATTCCGAAAAAGAATATTAAGGCAAAAACCAGCTAATAATATGGTGAACAATAAGGTATTGTCTCCATACTTTTCGCTGAAGAACAAGTGGAGAATTTCTAATTTGAAAACAAATCCAAACAGAAAAATGAGCGCGGTTACCGGAATAAATATTTTGTAATAATTGGCGACGTAGTTGAATAAAAAACCTCTATCCTGATAATTTCTCGCAATCACCGGGAAGTCGCTCTGCATAAAAGTCAATGCTAAAAATGTAATATTTGCGGGAATCAAAATGGCAACTTTGTAATTGGCAACTGCTGTTTCGTTCATCAGAAAACTGAGCATCAGAACATCTGCCGAAAAAAGCGCATCCGAAAGCAAAGCCGTACCTGAAGCGTGAAGACCATAGTTCCAGATTTCTTTTTTGTTAAAACTAAAGTTTTCGGTGAAGGTGCGGTAACTTTCCTTCTTCAACCAAAACAACGCAAGAAATGGAGTAAAAGCGATGGCCACCAAATAACCATACAATCCGAAAAAATAAGCCAAAAGCAAAAGCAGCAATACCCCCAATATATTTACCCAATTGTTGACATTTGCAAACGTTTTGTTATCGCCAAAAATCCTAAGTTCCGACTGGATATAATTTAAGAAATAAGAACCAACTAATCGTACCGCAAAAAACAAAAAGATAAAAAAAATATCTTCATATTTGCTGACATAGAACAAACTGACCAACAAGAAAATCACACTCAGTAATATCTGGTAACCAAAACCTTTCGCCAGCAAGTAACCGCAGAGCTTTCTTTTTTCATCCGGATCATCCGTAATCGAGCCAAACCGCAACAGCGACTGATGACTTCCAAAACCACTGAAAGGCGCGAAAACCGCAAAAACCGAAGCCACAATACTCATCGTACCGAACTCACTTTCTGGCAGAACCCTGATGATGAAAAGCGAACCCAGAAATGCGCAGATCTTGGCAATGAGCAATGAAACAAAAACATGCTGCCCTTTGTTGTTCAGGAAATTGCGCAAAAATTCTCGTAAACTTTTCACTTTTAAAAGAACAGTTTGAAGATTGCCAAAATATTTACCGCCTGCGATTTTTCTGCAAAATGTTTCGATTCAAAAAGAGTCCGCACATCTTTTGAAAGTTCTTCATAGCCATCGATTCTTCCAATATTTTCATCAAAATAATTTTGGTAAACTCTTTGGATTTCGGGATCATTATCGTAATAGTACTGATAAGGATACATGCTGGAATGCTGCGGTGTTTTCAGAATTTTCTCATAAAGCGCTTTGAATCCCCGCTTCATGAACTTGTCGCCAAATGTGGTTTTCCATTGTGCATCGGGTTTCATAAGCGTCCTCTCCCATTTATATTTCGTAGATTCGGGACAGTGTTTCTTGATCCACTCAAGGTAAAACCGATGGTTAAATTTCCATTCTTCGGGGAGTGAAATTGCTGTTTTCAGGAAATCTTTGGACATAAACGGTGAAGTTTGGTATCTTTTTTCCTGAAAAACGTGTGCTCCCAAAAGCGTCCGATTATACGCGATATTTCTCAATAAAAAAAGTTCTTCAGTCTCATAATCATCCAAAATCTTGTCGAGGGAAGCTGAAACTTTAGGCAGAAACTGCGGATTCACAACCATTTTAAAACGGGTCGGTTTTTTTCTTTTCGGTTCAGAATTGAAGCCGCCCAAAACACCGTCGCCAATCTGTCCGCTGTGAAAGAGGGCAAAGTTTTCGTACTGCATTTTTTCTACCGCATACTTTACGTGGATTCCACCGGTATAGAAAACCATTCCTTCGGAAATACGGGTAAGTTCGTCGATCTTAGTGAGAAATTTCCCACCGTTTAATGGGATGAATTCGTAATGCAGCTGATAATCCTGTGCAATTTTTTCAGAAATCGTGTGATCAGGATAACCCGATTGCGAGAAACAGAGTACGTTTCCCGGTTTCTCTTGGTTTTTAATGGCATACATCATCGCGACACGGCTGTCTAAACCACCACTCAACAACGACAAATGATTTTTTCCGAGTTCTGTATCTTTCTCATATTCCATCAGAACCGACTCCCTGAAAACCTCGTGCACTTGGTCAATCGCAGCATTTTTGCTACCAGAAAAATAAGGAATACCTTTAAGTGAAAAATATTCTTTTTCCTGATAAGTATTCGTCAAACAGTCAATCTCCAGATACTGTCCGTCTAAAAGT from Chryseobacterium suipulveris includes:
- a CDS encoding oligosaccharide flippase family protein, translated to MKSLREFLRNFLNNKGQHVFVSLLIAKICAFLGSLFIIRVLPESEFGTMSIVASVFAVFAPFSGFGSHQSLLRFGSITDDPDEKRKLCGYLLAKGFGYQILLSVIFLLVSLFYVSKYEDIFFIFLFFAVRLVGSYFLNYIQSELRIFGDNKTFANVNNWVNILGVLLLLLLAYFFGLYGYLVAIAFTPFLALFWLKKESYRTFTENFSFNKKEIWNYGLHASGTALLSDALFSADVLMLSFLMNETAVANYKVAILIPANITFLALTFMQSDFPVIARNYQDRGFLFNYVANYYKIFIPVTALIFLFGFVFKLEILHLFFSEKYGDNTLLFTILLAGFCLNILFRNLYGNLLSAVGKMKINTYVSVATLVLLIGLGFLFTPKFGINGMGIALSVTLLVNGILLMSAFLIYLKNLK
- a CDS encoding asparagine synthase-related protein — protein: MKGFTIKITQNKVDARSFMTKDYDNSFVDNDTYGFLLEGVLLNREKLLKQYALKDFSTLIGELYRKRGELMTKELEGEIRGFIWDKMNSKVFVFTNPTNTQNVFYATFNDTIYVDTNLIRLNETLKESGIRTQPDMESLYQFLCFSNLPERKTPISGISKLLDGQYLEIDCLTNTYQEKEYFSLKGIPYFSGSKNAAIDQVHEVFRESVLMEYEKDTELGKNHLSLLSGGLDSRVAMMYAIKNQEKPGNVLCFSQSGYPDHTISEKIAQDYQLHYEFIPLNGGKFLTKIDELTRISEGMVFYTGGIHVKYAVEKMQYENFALFHSGQIGDGVLGGFNSEPKRKKPTRFKMVVNPQFLPKVSASLDKILDDYETEELFLLRNIAYNRTLLGAHVFQEKRYQTSPFMSKDFLKTAISLPEEWKFNHRFYLEWIKKHCPESTKYKWERTLMKPDAQWKTTFGDKFMKRGFKALYEKILKTPQHSSMYPYQYYYDNDPEIQRVYQNYFDENIGRIDGYEELSKDVRTLFESKHFAEKSQAVNILAIFKLFF